The Armatimonadota bacterium nucleotide sequence ATCCTCGGCGGCCGAACCCGCTTTTCGGGGCTGCAAACCGCTCATGTGGCGAACTCGAAGCTCAGCGAGAGCTGGTCTTCGGGCCTCAAGGGGTGGAACGACCGCCGGTGGATGGGGCAGGGTCCGTGGTGGGCGATGGCTTCCAGGTGGTCCGGCGTGCCGTACCCGAAGTGCCGTTCAAATCCATATTCGGGGTAGAGCTTGCCGTAGGCGCACATGATCCGGTCGCGCTCGACTTTGGCGAGGATCGAGGCGGCGGCAATGGCGGCCACCTTCCCGTCCCCTTTCACCACCGCCTCAGCGCATTCCGGGAGGCCTGGCGGGAGTTTGTTGCCGTCCACCAGCACCTTCAGCGGAAGCACCGAGAGATCGGCAAAGGCGCGCGCCATCGCCTGAAACGTTGCACGCAAGATGTTGATGCGGTCGATCACGTCGTGGTCCACGACGGCGAGGCTCCACTTGGCCTCCGCGCGGATCCTATGGGCGAGCACTTCGCGCGTCAGGGCGTCGAGCTGCTTGGAGTCGTTCAGGCCCTCGACATCGAATTCCGGCGGGAGCATGACGCACGCCGCGACGACCGGCCCGGCAAGCGGCCCTCGTCCGGCCTCGTCGATACCGGCGATCCCCGTTTGGTGTAGCAGCGCCTCCTTGCCCATCTCTCCTTCGATCCTCGATCCGCGTTGCTCGACGGTTGCTTGCCTCCCTCCGCGTCCTCTGGGTGAGGCTTCGGAGCGCAGGCTGAAGACCTGCGGCTAAAGCCCCCGATCCGAAAGACGCGCCAACAGCGCTTCCCGACTTTGCTCTTCGAAGGAAATCCCGAATACCTCCCGAAAAGCGTCCGTGAAAGCCCGTCTCGAATCTGCCAGCGTTACGGACGAACCTGATTCCCGTTCGATGCTGGTCACGCCGTACCCTTTGATCCCGCAAGGCACGATCAAGTCGAACGGCGACAGGTCGTTGCAGACGTTCAGCGCGATGCCGTGCATGCTGACCCACTTGCGCACCTTGATGCCGATCGCGCAGACCTTCGCGCCGTTCACCCACACACCTGTGTGGGGCGGGAATCGGTAGCCTTCGAGGCTCCAGTCCCTAAGCGCCACGATCACGGCCTCTTCAAGTTCTCGAAGCCATTTGTGGAGGTCTTTGCCGACGAGGTCGAGGTGGAAGATGGGATAGGCGACGAGTTGGTCCGGGCCGTGAAAGGTCACGTCGCCGCCGCGCTCGGTGGGCTCGACGTCGAATCCCAGCTTGCGGTACTCCTCCACCGGCAGGAGGAGGTTTTCGTCGTGGAAGCTCGCTCCGAGAGAGAACACAGGCGGATCGTGCTCGACGAAGAGAAGGGTGTCGGGCAAATCGCCGGCGATGACACCCGCCATGACTCGCTTCTGCAGCTCCGTGCAGGCGGCATAGGGCATCCGTCCGAGGTTGGTCCAGCGGCCCGTCACAAGCTGATTGTGCCTGATGCAGGCTTGAGGCGTCGAAAGATGCCCTATGGATCCCCCGGCAAAACTGCTGTTTCATCGCTTATGCGACACGCCTTTGGCCATTCTTCTTGCACAGAACAAAGAAACTTCGTATAATGCGGTCGAGGGTGCTCTTTGTGCCCATGTCTGCTTTGCAGCCTAAAAGGAGTCGAATATGAAGTCAATTTTGAGCATTGCGCTCGTATGCGTTGCATGCCTGTCTAGTGCGACTGTTCTGACGTTTTCCGACCTGGGAAAGCCGGATGGTTCAGGTGGCAGCACCGCCCTTGTGAACTATGACGCGATTGACCAAGGCTACGGAGACAATGTCACCGGGTCGGGAGGTTTCCCTTCGGGTTCGTACCTCATGGGGAACGGCTGGACGCCAAACGTGACGGCCTCGTATGACACGGTTGACGGCACCGGTGCGAGCGTTGAGAACTGGGTGGAATACTGGGACACCGGTTACGGGGACCTCGTGGACGTCGCCTATGCCGGCATCAGTGGCTACTATGCGCGAATTACGCTTACCCCTGATTCCGGCAACACGGTGACCATCAACAGCTTTGACCTAGCGGGGTGGCCGACTTCTGACCTGACGGCGGATGCAATTCATATCCTGAATGCCTCAGGCACAGAAGTGTGGAGCGCTTCTAGCATGAATGTTGAGGGTAACGCGGGCCACACGTCCTTTTCTCCTGGCATCTCGTCTTCCGGAGCGTTGACCATCGAGTGGGGAACCAACTGGAACATCGGCATCGACAACGTCAACTTTGATCAGGGTCTGGTACCTGAGCCCGCCAGCTTGGCTGTTCTGGGTCTGGGAACGCTGGCGATGATTCGAAGGAAGCGCAACCGTTAGCGAGCCTTTGCTCTGAATCACTCGACCTCCGATCCCTGACTGGGGTCGGAGGTTTCGTTTTGTCCCGGTAAACTCCCGCCCTCCATGACCGTCGACGAACAGATCGCCATCCTTAAGCGCGGGGCAGCCGAGATCATCAGCGAAGAGGAGCTGAGGACCAAGCTCGCCAAGGGCAGGCCGCTGCGCGTCAAGCTGGGAGTCGACCCCACCGCGCGCGACGTCACCCTCGGCTGGGCCGTGGTCCTGCGCAAATTGCGCGACTTCCAGCGTCTCGGCCACACCGCTTGCCTTGTCATCGGCGACTTCACCGCCATGATCGGCGATCCCAGCGGCAAGAGCAAGACCCGCAAGCAGCTCAGCCGCGAGGAGGTCCTTCACAACGTCGAGGGCGTGAAGTCTCAGTTCGACAAGATCCTGGACGTCGAGAAGGCCGAGATCCGGCCAAACAGCGAGTGGCTCGGCGCCATGGGCTTCGAGGACGTCCTGCGGCTCTGCGGCAAGGTCACGGTCGCCCGCATCATGGAGCGCGACGACTTCACCAAACGCTGGAACGCCCACCAGGCCATAGGGATGCACGAACTGATGTACCCCTTACTCCAAGGCACCGATTCTGTGGCCCTTGAGGCGGATGTGGAGCTCGGCGGCACGGACCAGAAGTTCAACAACCTCATGGGCCGCCAGCTTCAGGAGGCGAACGGCCAGGAGGCGCAGGTCGTGCTGCTCATGCCGCTCCTGGTCGGTCTGGACGGCAAAGAAAAGATGTCCCAGTCGCTGGGCAACTACGTTTCCATCGTGGATGAGCCAAACGAGATGTTCGGCAAGGTGATGAGCATTCCGGATGAGTTCACGGACGACGATGCCCAGGCCGCGCTGCCGGAAGCCAAGCGGCGCTGCTCCATGATCAGGAACTGGTTCGAGCTTTGCACCGATGTGCCCATGAACGAGGTCGAGGCGATGCTCGGCCCGGAAATGAACCCGCGCGACGCCAAGGTCCGCCTGGCGCGGGAGATCGTGGCGCTGTATCACGGCCCGGGGGCTGCCGATGCAGCGGTGCGCTACTTCAACGAGACCTTTTCGAAGCGCGAGCAGCCGGTGGATGCGCCCGAGGCGGCGATCCCGGCCGAACTGATCGAGGAAGGCCAAGTTTCTTTGGCTCACTTGATCGCAACGCTGGCGTTGGCCAAATCGAACGGCGCGGCCCGCGACCTCATCAAGGCGGGTGCGGTCTCGATCGAGGGGGAGAAGTTCACCGACCCCTTCGGCAAGGCGGCCGTGGACGACCTGAAGGGCAAGGTCCTCAAGGTCGGCAAGCACCAGTTTCGGAGGCTTGCATGACCGCACAGCAAATCATCTCGGAGATCGAGCCGCTCGGAACCGAGGGCTACCGTCGCGTGCTGCGCAACCACGGCGTGCCGGAGCCGCTCTTAGGCGTGAAGATCGAAGAACTCAAGAAGTACGAGAAGGCGATCAAGAAGGACTACCAACTCGCGCTCGACCTTTTCGACACGGGCATCTACGACGCCATGTATCTGGCCGGACTCATCGCGGACGAAACCAAGATGACCCAAGACGACCTGCGCTCCTGGCAGAAGAAAGCGGGAAGCTCACCGGTAGCCGAATATGCGGTCGCCTGGGTCGCGGCAGAGGGTCCGCACGGTTGGGATCTGGCTCTGGAGTGGATTGATTCGGGCGATGAGGATGCCGCAGTCGTGGGCTGGGGAACGCTGTCGAGTGTGGTTGCGGTGCGGGAGGACTCCCAGCTTGATATCAACGCCCTGAAAGAGCTGCTGGAGCGTGTGAAGACGACGATCCACGATCAGCCAAACCGCGTGCGCTCCAAGATGAACGGCTTTGTGATCTCGCTTGGCTCCTACGTGAGCGCGCTCACAGACGAGGCGCTGAAAGCCGGAGAGGAGATCGGCAGGGTGAAGGTGGACATGGGCAAGACCGCGTGCAAGGTCCCGTTTGCGCCGGACTACATCCGCAAGGTGGTCTCAATGGGCCGCATCGGCAAGAAGCGCAAATCGGCGAGGTGTTGACTCCTATTCGAGCGTCGGCACAGACCGGGATTCAGGGAGTTTGCTGCCTAGAAGTTGTTGGGAATCCTGACCCGCCGGCGGACTTGGATATCATCAACCTCAAATCCGGTATAAAGCGTCGGCTCGCGGAAGTCTTGAAGGACGACGACGTTTATCAGTTCGTTGATCCTCCAGGCAGGACACGTGAATCGAGGCGTTTCGCCTTTCATCCCTCCTCCGATGTCGTACCTGCCATAGACTTGGAGGTTTTGTCTGTCAATGACGACTTCGAACTTGGCGTGCTGATCCAAGACCGGCGCCACAGCAAAGCGTGCGCTGTCGTTGCCGGTAACGCCTCGAGCTTCAAACACCCACTGTCCTCCTGCGACGTCAAAACCGAGAGATGAGCCAGCACCGGGGCTGAGCCCAAGGCCCGCACTGTGAGATGCAAACATGGGGTATGCGCCTGGTTGGGCGTATGCCTTCCAAGTAACCGTCACAAAGGGACTGACACCCGCAATGTTCACGGGGTGGTATGCCCGCATTTGTAGGTTCGGGGCGATCGCGTTAAGACCTGACAGGATCCGCGATTCAAGACCATTGAGGCCATCGACAACGTCCACCAGCCCGATGTTGTTGCCGTAAGGAAGAGCTCCGTCGTCAACTTGCCAGCCATTCTGGCCTCGGATGTTGCCGAGGATGGTGGCTTCGAAGTCTTCCTCGAAGATCATTTGTGCTGGCGAGGAAGAAGCGATCAGAGATGCAAGTGTTGCAGCGGACAGTAGCTTTAGGTAACGCATGGTGTAGATGCTCCGAAAGATGAGGGATGTCGGGGTGCCAAAGCAGATGGACAGCCCCCAGCATAGGCGAACGCACTGCCATTCGCCAGACAACTTAAGCTCAGATAAGCGGTTCGCCGAATCTCAGCTTATCTTGGGTGTCGAGGGCAAGGGATAATGGTTCTGAGCGAAGCACTCGAAGCGGAGCGAGCGGCATGATGGGCGGCCAGAAGCAGACGAGGAGAAGAGCGGTCAGGCTCACCGTAGAGGCCCTGGAGCGGATGAACCACGCGCTTGTCGGCGTGTGGGACAGGGACGAACGTGAAGGCAAGCTGACACAAGAGGTTCGCGCCGAGTTAATGGGGATCAGCCTGGCAAGTGCGAACAGAGTGGCCGCCAGGCAAGGGGTGGACCGGGCAACCCTCATCCTTGCTTTCAGGAGCCTTGGCCTCGTGTGGAGCGACTCCTATTGTGAGTTTGTCGAGCGGCCTGATCCGGGCCAGCCCCCAATGGGCGGCACCGAACAAGTGGCGCTTTCCAAGACGCGCACGTCTCGCCGTCGCCGATGGTTGATTCTATCCGTGGCGGCCATTGTCGTCTGTTGCACTGCGGTGTGTTTTCCGCTGTTCGTTGTTCCGGCGATCGGAGCGGCGGTCAAGAACCAGAATGAGTGGGCTGTGTATATCCCCCTCGACGATGGAACCAAGAGGTTCCATCGGGGCGACTTCGAAGGAGCGCGCACCCAAATCGCGAAAGCCGTACAGATTGCTCGCAGGCACGAACTGGTGGCTCCCTTGGCATGCGCGGTGCGGATGGCCGGCGACATCGCCGCGGCCCAGGGTGATTTTCAGGAGGCGAAGGCCAACTACGTCCAGGCGTTGGAGCTACGACGAACGCTAAAGGACGATGTCTCTCAGCCCGCAATCCTCGAGGCTCTCGGAGACATCGAGACTAAGTCTGGAGACCTGACGAGCGCCGAGGCCCACCTAAGGGGATCGCTCGAAGGATACCGACGCCTCAAGGACCGGGGCGGAATAGCGATGGCGTCTCGCGATCTTGGAACCCTGTTCTTTGAGCGAGGCAACCTTGACGCCGCGTCAAGTTGGTTCAAAGCGAGCATGCAGTCCCTAAAGGGGTTGCATGGTGGCGATATGGAGACCGATATTCACGCACGGCAAGCCCTTGTCTTAAGAGAGAGGGGTCTGTTTGATGACGCTAGGGCCATCTTGGCATCCTGCCTGACCTATTGGCGGGGCAAATCCCACCCTCGTTGGGTTGCTCAAACGGAGTTCCAGCTTGGGACGGTTGAGGTTGCTGCCGGCAACAATGGAGCAGCCGTGCAGTACTTTGTTCGGAGCCGCAGAGGATTCTCCCAGTTTGGGGATCGAGCCGGCCAATCTGCTTGTGAGACGTGGCTTGAGCGAATTCGGAGTTCCAATCGAACGGCCATTGCTCGCTTTCCAAGCGGGAACAATGACAATATCCGCCAGGCCGGCAGGTTCACCGCTGATCCCTAAGCGGAGGACTGCCGTGCACAAGAACCGACGACCTGTGTTTGGGGCCCCTACCACCTCCAGGGGGCGTCGGGGAAACGCACCAGCGCCTCGCGTTTCGCTTCCAGTTCATGCATCCAGACCAAGGCGAGTCCAACGCCCGCCGCGCCTTGCATCAAGCCCGTCTGTGCCTGAACCGCATTAGGACTGACCCGGTTCTCCGCGAACGTCCACTTGAGCCCAACGCCGGCCGGCTCGGCTTTCGCCAGGAGAAAATCTGCCAATCGCTTGGCGAAGCCAATCTGCTCGGGCTTGCCATCCAGCCGATAGAGGTCGAGGAAGAACCGGAGCATGCCCGCGTCGCCGCAACAGAATCCAAAGTTGTTCCAATAGCCGGGCGCGCGCTTATCCGGGATGCCGCACTTCTGGAGGCTCTCTGCGGCGCGATCGATCCATTTGGCGTAGCCCCTCTCGCGGGTGTTCTTGTGGAGCGCGGCGAAGAGGCGGGCCGTCCCCACGGGGCCGTGGCACCAGCCCAGGTAGTCCAAATCCTCGCCTCCAGGCTTGTGGTGCCAGATCAGACCGTCCTTTCCGGTTAGGCTCATCAGGTACGCCGCGCCCTTCTTTGCAGCGTCCAGGTATTTCGGCTCTTTCGTGGCAACACCCAACTGGGCCAGGAAGTAGGCGAGGCCGGCGGTGCCATGGGAGAAGTTGGGCATCTCGCGCGTATAGCCGGGGGACATCTCCCAGGCCAGATGGGCACCGCTGGGCTGAGAAACGGCGGTCGGGTTCTTGGCAACCGTCAAGAGGTAATCCCCAATTCGGCGGGCTTCATCGCGGAGTTCGTCGTCTTCGCTCTTGCCGTCTTGCTTGGCTCCGGTCGGCTTTGGGAACCGAGCCGCGTAGAGATCGGCTTCCCTCAGGGCCTGGCAGCCCAGGCCCGCGAGCCCCGAAACGATGTCGTTCGAGAGCTGAGCCCTTTGGTTTGGGTCGTTAAGTGCCGCGACGGCAAGATCGAGGGCCCTCCTGGTCAGCGCCATGCCTTCCTTGGCGAGCTTCGGATCGTCGGTGAGCTTGGCCGCGCAGTCGACGGCGAAGGCCACGCCCGCCAAGCCCGTGTAGAGGCCGAAGTCCTTGAGCCCTTTGGATTGCTCGGTCAGGCGCTTTGCCCTCGTCTGCACTTCCGCTTTCAGCATGGCGTTCCTGGTGGCATGGGCCAATTCACACCAGAACACGAGCACTCCCGATTCGCCCGAATACAGCGAGAGGTCCGGCGCATCCGTCTTGGCCGCCGGCCGTTGCTCTTCGGACCGGATCCATACGGCAGTCTTCAAGGCGGCGGCAAGATACGTGTCATCCAGCGCTGAACCCAACACGAAAAAAGCAAACGCCAAAGCCACCATGCCACCCTCATCGTAGCGCAACTTGGTGAAATCCAGCCCGAAAAGGATGACGGGCAGTGTGGAAGGTCGCCCCGGGGAGGAATGTCAACGCGGGCCTACAAGCCAAACTTTGCGCGGGAGTATAGTATCCATCATGCCAAAAGTCAGAGTTCTCGTGGGCACCAAGAAGGGCGCCTTCATCTGCACCTCGGAAGACAGGAAGAGCTGGAACATTGAGGGGCCCATCTTCGGCGGCTGGGAGATCTATCACATGAAGGGCTCACCGGTCGACCCAAACCGCATCTACTGCTCGCAGACGAGCAGCTGGTTCGGCCAGGTGATTCAGCGCTCGGACGATGGCGGCAAGACCTGGAACACGCCCGGCAGCACGGAGGCCGAGCGCATGACCGAATGGGGCTTCCCAGGCGGCGAAAGCAACCGGTTCGTCTACGATGGCGTTGCCGGCACCCACAAGACCTTCGACGGTACCGAGGTGCCCTGGGTCTTCAAGCGCGTCTGGCATTTGGAGCCTTCGCTTGACAACCCCGACGTCTGTTACGCGGGGGTTGAGGACGCGGCGATCTTCATCACTCGCGATGCGGGCAAGACCTGGACGGAGATGAGCGGCCTTCGCAAGCACACGACCGGCAAAGATTGGCAGCCCGGCGCGGGCGGCATGTGCCTGCACACGATCCTCATCGACCCCAAGAACCCGAAGCGGATGTATGTCGCGATCTCGGCGGCAGGGGCCTTCCGCACCGACGATGGCGGCGAGACCTGGAAGCCGATCAACAAGGGCCTGAAGTCCAATTTCATGCCGGATGAAGAGGCCGAGGTGGGCCATTGTGTCCACCGAATCGCCTTTCACCCGTCGAACCCCGACAAGCTCTATATGCAGAAGCACTGGGACATCATGGTCTCGGACAACGCGGGCGACCTCTGGGTCGAAAAGAGCGACGGCCTGCCCAGCGACTTTGGGTTCCCGATCGACGTGCACGCCCACGAGCCAGAGACCATTTACGTGGTCCCGATCTTCAGCGATTCCGAGCACTTCGTGCCTGAGGGCAAGCTCAGGGTCTATCGCAGCAAAACCGGCGGCAACAACTGGGAGCCGCTCACGAACGGTCTGCCCCAAGAGAACTGCTATGTGAACGTGCTGCGCGAGGCGATGGCGGTGGACCGCATGCTCGAATGCGGCGTGTACTTTGGCACGACCAGCGGCGAGGTCTATTGCTCGCCGGATGGCGGCGACCATTGGCACGCGATCGGCGAGCACTTCCCTGGCGTCTTGAGCGTGGAAGTTCAGACGCTCGACTGAGGCGAATCAAGAGCGCCGGATTGGCTCGCCGAGCGTCTTTTCAGACGATCAGCGAGCTCTCTCCGTTGAAAGCTTCAGCTCTTCCTCAACGATGGCGGCCAGTTCATGAAGGTAGCGGCGTCTATGGCGAAGCAGTTCACGCCCACCGTCCGCGTTGAACTGGATCGCGACGGCGACCCCGCTGGGCAGCAGTTCCATTTCGGTCAAATAGCCCGGGAAAAAGCCTCCGTGGCCAAAGCTTTTGCCGCCAGGCGATTCGAAGATCTGGGCCCCAAGTCCATACTGCTCTCCGGGGCCGGCGCCGGTCGACGCCGGCACGCCTTCCTTCTGCGCCATAGACATCGCGCCATTCAGCACCCTGCCGCTGAACAGCGCTTGCGTCCAGCGCGCGAGATCTTGGGCATTGGATAGAAATCCGCCCCCTGCCCATTCGAACTGGGGATTGATGACCATCTTTCCCCCCTCGATAGACTTGGGCCCCCCGGTGAATGATGCGCCCGACGTAACGTGGCCCTGCACCAACCCCGGAAGGTCCCGACGATCTGAGGGGCTCGTGTTCACCAAGCCGAATGGCTTCAAAAACAGCCTCTCGATCTCGCGGTAGGCTGCCCTTCCCGTCGCCTTTTCAGCCGTGAAAGCCGCAACGACGAAGTTCGCATCGGCATAGCTCCAGCCTTTGCCGATCTCGAACGATGGCTTGGTGTCCAGCATGTAGCCGATAAGCTCTTGCGGGGACCAAACCTTGTCCGGTTCGGCCCGCAACTTGGCGACGAGGCCATTGTTGTAGACGTGCTCGCGAATCCCGCTCTGGTGGCGTAGCAAGTGCCTGAGCGTGATGGACTGAGCGTTTGGGAGCCTGTCAAACCAGGGTTCTTGGCCGATCCAGGTAGCGATCGGCTTGTCCAAGTCGAGCTTGCCTTCCTCGACGAGTCGGAGGATCCAGGCAGCAAAGAACGTCTTTCCCGCGCTGCCCGCCAGCATTCGGCTTTCCGGACGCATCTTGGCGCCGGTGTCTCGATCGGCAAGCCCGTAGGCAACGGCGCCGCTCTTGCCGTTGGCGAGCGCCCACCCGAAGACGGCTCCCGGAAACCCAGACTCCTTCTGAAAGGTCTCCAGCTTGGCCTGAACTCGCGCCTGAATCCGCTCGGCCAAGGGTGGGTTGCCTTGAGACCACGACATTAGGGCGAGGCCAAGGCTGAGATATCCAGCGAGATGACGCCAAGTGAAGACTCGGGCTGCGGCGGAGGTCATGCGCTCATTCTGCCTCATCGGCCGCTGAACGGCAAGGAACCCGCCGCCGATCGCGTTGACACGCCTTGGGCAAGCTTGAAACTTAGCTCGATGCGGGATTTGGGAACGCCTCCCTCGCATTCCCGTTCATGATCCTCTCGATCAGCGGCTTCGCTTCCTCAAGCCTCAGCCAGCCCTCTTGAACCATCTCCGAAACGGCCTGCGCGATGCCCATGCGTGCGATGCGACTGTGGCCATAGACGGTTTCCACGGTGATGTAATCGCCGCCAAAAGTGAACAGCTTGCTCGCCGGGGCGGCCAGCATGTACTCCTTGAGGAAGCTCACGCAGGCTCTCGGCGACAGGATCCACGCCCAGCACATGTCGATGTACACGTTGGCGTAGTGCTTGGCCAGCGCGATCATCTCGTGCTGGTAGGGAAAGCCGATGTGCATCAGCACAAAACGAGCCTCTCGGTGCCGCTGCAAAAGTGAGCAGAGGTCCGAGGCGTTTCTGCGCACTCGCTCCAGAGGCATGTACCCGTAGCCTGCCATCGTCCCGGTGTGCAGTTTTACAGGAAGGCCGACCTCCGTGGCCTTTCGCACGCAGGCGTCGAAGAGAAAATCCTCCAGCGGCTTGCGATCCTCGGGCGACAACGATTCGCCTTGCACCCATCGCACGAAGACCCGCTCGGCTGCGGCTTGGTCGGGCTCCCCGAAATCAAGACCGCGCTCATAGGCGCACTGACTTTTGACCGCGACCGCCTTCGGGCCGAACTTCCGGAACTTGCGCTCGATGACCCCGAGCCAGTCATCGAGACAGCGCGCTCCCTCCCCCTCGACAAAGTCCCGGTCCAAGCTGGTGCTCAACGAGAGGATGCTCAGGTCTTGGCGCAGCAGGTCCGGCTGGCTCGATTCCATGAACAGCGTCTGGAGGGAGTTCACCTGGCAATGGTCCAAGCCGCATTTGTCCTTAAGGATTTCTCGATAGAACCCGGGCCGGATCCACTCGCGGTACTTCTCAGCGATGCGCGGGGCGCTTTCGGCCGTCAGGTCATCCTCGCCGTAAAGCCCCTGAAGCGTGAGGCGGACGGCTTGGCCGTACCCGGTGAGCTTGGCACGCTCCCACCAGGGAAGGAGCAGGGCCGCTTTCTTGTCGGTCGACGTTGCTGGATCGAAGAGCCGCTTCTTCTCCTCTTCGGGCATTCCGGCGCTGGCCAGATCGTCGGCAAAGTAATGCCAGAAGAGGTAGGTCCAGTCGTCGCAAGGGAAGATGCCGTCAAGCTTGCCTTCCAGTCGCTGCTCCTCTTCGATCAGGTGCTCGTGGGTATCCACGAGCGGGGTCTCTTCGACCCAGCCTCGAATTGGGTTCAAGTACTTCCTCCCAGACCGCTCTTCCGGCTCATAGGGTCATTTTGCAGGGCTTCGGCAAATTCGTGCCGTCGATGGAACCCAACCCCAGCATTCGACGTTTGAATCTGAGGACTCCGAAGGGGAGTAGCGCCCGCGGGAACGCGGCGCCGACGTCGTCAGTACGCCCGCAAGGGCCGGCGCGGCAAGAAAGCGCAAGACCTTCGCACATTGGGTGTGCGAAGGTTTTTTTTCGACCCATCGAGTTCGAGGACAGACGATGACAAACAGGACACCGCCGATTCAGCGCGACGTGGAAAGCGTGCGCTCCGTTTCGCAGTTCGTAGCGGCCCTGCGCAAGCTGGCAGACAGCCTGGAGCAGGGTAAGCCACACGCACTCCAAGTCTCAGGTGAACGCATTCTGGTGCCGGCAAGCGCGTCGCTCAGCATCGAGCACGAGCGGAGCGAGACCGAGGAGGAGCTTGAGTTCCAGATGAAATGGCCCGTTGCGGCGTCCGACATCGGATCGTCAGAGGAGGCTGCCTGAGATGCTGTGTCCGAAATGCCACGACCAGATCATGGTCATCGTCGAGCGCAGCGGGGTCGAGATCGAGTACTGCCCGGGATGCCGGGGCGTGTTCCTCGACCGCGGTGAACTGGAGAAACTGATCGTTCAGGCAGATCCTCACATCGGAGCGCCGGCAGGATTCCGGCCCGTCTCCGAGCAGACCGTGGTCCGCGATTCAGATCGGCATGAAAGATCCGGAGGCTATCGCGACGATGGGCGTCGCGAGGGCCAACGAAGGCGAGAGGACGACGACGATGACGACTATCGGGATCGCAAGAAGCGCCGCGGGGGATTCCTGAGTGAGATCTTCGACTTCGATTGAGGGTCCTGCGTCAGATGGCATAAACTGAAAGCATGGCTGTGGTCCGCGTCGTCCTACCCCACCACCTCCGCAACCTGGCTCGTGTTGGGGCCGAGGTGACCCTCGAAGTGGGTGATCCGGTGACGATCCGGACCGTCATGGAAGCGCTGGAGGCCGCCCATCCCAACCTTCGGGGGACAATTCGGGAGCATGGGTCGCTGAAGCGCAGGCCGTTCGTGAGGTTCTTTGCCTGTGCCGAGGACATCTCGTTTCAGGATCCGGAGTTGGCGCTTCCAGAGGCGATCGTGAACGGCAGCGAGCCGTTCATGGTGATCGGGGCGATTGCGGGAGGATAGATGTTCCTGACAGCCTGGTGAGTTCTTCGCGTGCGATGAGCCACTGGAGCATCTCCCTGTTGACGATTGGCTTGCACACTTCCATCAGTCGTTTAGCCTCCAGGAAGTGGTGCTTTGCTCCTGCCCAATCTCCACGCCTTTTGGCGTCTCCGCCGAGCGCCATCAGGGCGAAAACCGCCACGAGCCGCTTCTGCTCAGCTTCGTCGACATCCAGCTTTCGATCAGCCGCGTAGCCCCCTGCAGCCATCTGAACCAGGGCGGCCCTTCCTTTGGCGGCAGCTCGCAGAGGGACGATCTGGCTGGCCCGGTCCACATACCAAGGGTCCCGTGGTGGCTCGATCGGGCTCCAGGCATCGATGTCGACTTCAATCAGTTCTTGCGCCCTTAGTGCACTCGCCAGGTCGCCCTTCAGGCGGAAAGCGTTGACTATGAGCTCAAGCGCCCGCTTCCGCTTTTGGTGCCAGTACGAGAACTTCTCTTGAAGCCCCTTGGCAACGGGGTCGGAGTCATTCGGCGCGAGACTTCGCCAAGACTTGAAGTAGTCGGCGACTGTGGCTATGCGGGAGCCTCGGTAGACGCCCAGGGGTTCGAGTCC carries:
- the lipB gene encoding lipoyl(octanoyl) transferase LipB, which codes for MTGRWTNLGRMPYAACTELQKRVMAGVIAGDLPDTLLFVEHDPPVFSLGASFHDENLLLPVEEYRKLGFDVEPTERGGDVTFHGPDQLVAYPIFHLDLVGKDLHKWLRELEEAVIVALRDWSLEGYRFPPHTGVWVNGAKVCAIGIKVRKWVSMHGIALNVCNDLSPFDLIVPCGIKGYGVTSIERESGSSVTLADSRRAFTDAFREVFGISFEEQSREALLARLSDRGL
- a CDS encoding tetratricopeptide repeat protein; translated protein: MMGGQKQTRRRAVRLTVEALERMNHALVGVWDRDEREGKLTQEVRAELMGISLASANRVAARQGVDRATLILAFRSLGLVWSDSYCEFVERPDPGQPPMGGTEQVALSKTRTSRRRRWLILSVAAIVVCCTAVCFPLFVVPAIGAAVKNQNEWAVYIPLDDGTKRFHRGDFEGARTQIAKAVQIARRHELVAPLACAVRMAGDIAAAQGDFQEAKANYVQALELRRTLKDDVSQPAILEALGDIETKSGDLTSAEAHLRGSLEGYRRLKDRGGIAMASRDLGTLFFERGNLDAASSWFKASMQSLKGLHGGDMETDIHARQALVLRERGLFDDARAILASCLTYWRGKSHPRWVAQTEFQLGTVEVAAGNNGAAVQYFVRSRRGFSQFGDRAGQSACETWLERIRSSNRTAIARFPSGNNDNIRQAGRFTADP
- a CDS encoding ribonuclease HII gives rise to the protein MGKEALLHQTGIAGIDEAGRGPLAGPVVAACVMLPPEFDVEGLNDSKQLDALTREVLAHRIRAEAKWSLAVVDHDVIDRINILRATFQAMARAFADLSVLPLKVLVDGNKLPPGLPECAEAVVKGDGKVAAIAAASILAKVERDRIMCAYGKLYPEYGFERHFGYGTPDHLEAIAHHGPCPIHRRSFHPLRPEDQLSLSFEFAT
- a CDS encoding PEP-CTERM sorting domain-containing protein, which gives rise to MKSILSIALVCVACLSSATVLTFSDLGKPDGSGGSTALVNYDAIDQGYGDNVTGSGGFPSGSYLMGNGWTPNVTASYDTVDGTGASVENWVEYWDTGYGDLVDVAYAGISGYYARITLTPDSGNTVTINSFDLAGWPTSDLTADAIHILNASGTEVWSASSMNVEGNAGHTSFSPGISSSGALTIEWGTNWNIGIDNVNFDQGLVPEPASLAVLGLGTLAMIRRKRNR
- a CDS encoding DNA alkylation repair protein; translation: MTAQQIISEIEPLGTEGYRRVLRNHGVPEPLLGVKIEELKKYEKAIKKDYQLALDLFDTGIYDAMYLAGLIADETKMTQDDLRSWQKKAGSSPVAEYAVAWVAAEGPHGWDLALEWIDSGDEDAAVVGWGTLSSVVAVREDSQLDINALKELLERVKTTIHDQPNRVRSKMNGFVISLGSYVSALTDEALKAGEEIGRVKVDMGKTACKVPFAPDYIRKVVSMGRIGKKRKSARC
- a CDS encoding tyrosine--tRNA ligase — protein: MTVDEQIAILKRGAAEIISEEELRTKLAKGRPLRVKLGVDPTARDVTLGWAVVLRKLRDFQRLGHTACLVIGDFTAMIGDPSGKSKTRKQLSREEVLHNVEGVKSQFDKILDVEKAEIRPNSEWLGAMGFEDVLRLCGKVTVARIMERDDFTKRWNAHQAIGMHELMYPLLQGTDSVALEADVELGGTDQKFNNLMGRQLQEANGQEAQVVLLMPLLVGLDGKEKMSQSLGNYVSIVDEPNEMFGKVMSIPDEFTDDDAQAALPEAKRRCSMIRNWFELCTDVPMNEVEAMLGPEMNPRDAKVRLAREIVALYHGPGAADAAVRYFNETFSKREQPVDAPEAAIPAELIEEGQVSLAHLIATLALAKSNGAARDLIKAGAVSIEGEKFTDPFGKAAVDDLKGKVLKVGKHQFRRLA